From Bifidobacterium longum subsp. longum JCM 1217, one genomic window encodes:
- the nrdI gene encoding class Ib ribonucleoside-diphosphate reductase assembly flavoprotein NrdI, whose translation MSLSQPEFAAEGKTIGALVYFSSASENTARFVAGCRLQDEGINVYRIPLRAAAPALNVREPYVIMVPTYGGGVVKKAVPIQVKRFLNDPANREWIRGVIASGNTNFGEAYCAAGDIIAAKCKVPYLYRYELMGTPEDTAAVRNGLVRFFTEQ comes from the coding sequence GTGAGTCTGAGCCAGCCCGAATTCGCGGCCGAAGGCAAGACGATCGGCGCATTGGTCTACTTCTCGTCGGCCTCCGAAAACACCGCACGGTTCGTGGCCGGATGCCGTTTGCAGGACGAAGGCATCAACGTCTACCGCATCCCGTTGCGGGCCGCCGCCCCGGCGCTAAACGTCCGCGAACCGTACGTCATCATGGTGCCCACCTATGGCGGCGGCGTGGTCAAGAAAGCAGTGCCGATTCAGGTCAAACGCTTCCTCAACGATCCAGCCAACCGCGAGTGGATTCGCGGCGTCATCGCCTCAGGCAACACCAATTTCGGTGAGGCCTACTGTGCCGCCGGAGACATCATCGCCGCCAAATGCAAGGTGCCCTACCTCTACCGTTACGAACTCATGGGCACCCCGGAAGACACTGCCGCCGTGCGAAACGGCCTCGTCCGCTTCTTCACCGAACAGTAA
- a CDS encoding glutaredoxin family protein, producing the protein MTVTVFTKPHCPQCDATKRQLTKLGVPFETVDLTQNPSTLEQLQAAGFQQAPVVITPDNSWTGYRPDLIREVAQQVAADNRAAATVSA; encoded by the coding sequence ATGACCGTCACCGTGTTCACCAAGCCGCATTGCCCGCAGTGCGATGCCACCAAGCGCCAGCTCACCAAGCTGGGTGTGCCGTTTGAAACCGTGGACCTGACGCAGAACCCCTCCACCCTTGAGCAGCTGCAGGCCGCCGGTTTCCAGCAGGCTCCGGTGGTCATCACGCCGGACAACTCCTGGACCGGCTACCGCCCCGACCTGATTCGCGAAGTCGCCCAGCAGGTGGCCGCCGACAACCGCGCCGCCGCCACGGTGTCCGCGTGA
- a CDS encoding helix-turn-helix transcriptional regulator, protein MITAYDETYLPDAMANLAGAFDYALNDCGLPVGLFMDFFATSEAAALFGRGTPKYVCGMSGEELVAEIMRQTGWARILDMPPAALRAGSTPEYWAGWVLAYCQWARGVRFSDILDVLSLGDIVRLYPALHEADESRFVDVYDERAAHNRTEGDSRLHTIRVRAGLSQSGLARRSGVTLRSIQMYEQRRKDLGKAAVSTVLALARTLGCRIEDLLEP, encoded by the coding sequence ATGATCACCGCCTACGATGAGACATACTTGCCGGACGCCATGGCCAACTTGGCCGGCGCCTTCGATTATGCGCTGAACGATTGCGGGTTGCCGGTCGGCCTATTCATGGACTTCTTCGCCACCTCCGAGGCGGCCGCGCTTTTCGGGCGAGGCACGCCCAAATACGTGTGTGGCATGTCCGGCGAGGAGCTGGTGGCCGAAATCATGCGGCAAACCGGTTGGGCGCGCATTCTCGATATGCCGCCAGCCGCACTGCGCGCCGGCTCAACACCCGAATACTGGGCCGGATGGGTACTCGCATACTGCCAATGGGCCAGGGGAGTGCGGTTCTCGGACATTCTCGATGTGCTGTCGCTCGGCGATATCGTGCGACTTTACCCGGCTTTGCACGAAGCCGACGAAAGCCGATTCGTCGACGTGTACGACGAGCGGGCCGCCCATAATCGCACCGAGGGCGACTCCCGGCTGCACACGATCCGCGTGCGCGCCGGACTCAGCCAATCCGGGCTGGCCCGCCGCTCCGGCGTTACCCTGCGCTCCATCCAAATGTACGAGCAGCGCCGCAAAGACCTTGGCAAAGCTGCCGTCTCCACCGTGCTCGCTTTGGCCCGCACGCTTGGCTGCCGCATCGAAGATCTGTTGGAGCCGTAA
- a CDS encoding DUF3990 domain-containing protein — translation METASIELWHGSSHVIKHPEYGLVKPNNDYGRGFYCTRSVELAKEWACAGLDDGFANRYTLATNGLTFLDLSQLPYTILNWLALLVENRRFQPTTTVAAQGIEYLKQVSLPDTSQSDVIVGYRADDSYFSFARAFVNNAISLDQLAEAMRLGELGKQIVLTSPQAFAALRFQGCEIARASTYHVLRNERDRTAREAYRRNSAEADLDGLFMRDIIREKVTNDDHRLR, via the coding sequence ATGGAGACCGCATCGATCGAACTGTGGCATGGCTCTTCGCATGTCATCAAGCATCCTGAATACGGGCTGGTCAAGCCGAACAACGATTATGGCCGCGGATTCTATTGCACGCGCAGCGTCGAGCTGGCCAAGGAATGGGCGTGCGCGGGACTGGATGACGGTTTCGCGAATCGGTACACATTGGCCACCAACGGGCTCACCTTCCTGGACCTGTCCCAGTTGCCCTACACCATCCTGAACTGGTTGGCCCTGCTGGTCGAAAACCGTCGTTTCCAGCCGACCACCACCGTCGCCGCGCAAGGCATCGAATATCTGAAACAAGTGTCTCTGCCGGATACCAGTCAGTCTGACGTCATCGTCGGATATCGTGCCGACGATTCGTATTTCTCGTTCGCCCGCGCTTTTGTCAATAACGCGATTTCCCTCGACCAACTCGCCGAGGCGATGCGGTTGGGTGAGCTCGGCAAGCAGATCGTACTCACCAGTCCTCAGGCATTCGCGGCGCTGCGGTTCCAAGGCTGCGAAATCGCCCGCGCTTCGACCTACCACGTATTGCGCAACGAGCGCGACCGCACGGCTCGTGAAGCTTACCGTCGCAACAGCGCTGAAGCCGATCTCGACGGCCTGTTCATGCGCGACATCATCCGTGAGAAAGTGACCAACGATGATCACCGCCTACGATGA
- a CDS encoding potassium channel family protein: MGLKTWKKWTDWPLMVLSVVFLVVYSWEILSRTHIALCETVINVIWVVFVVDYVVSLWLADDRWRWFKHNLFTLLTIALPMLRPLRLLRLLTVLHVLNRTSGMAVRGRITVYAVGAVGMLMYVGALAVYSVERGASGSTITDFGTALWWAFVTVTTVGYGDFSPVTFQGKIIAVVLMFTGIALIGIVTATLASWIVDQVNLETDRREDAREKEVAKEAAQEAIATSANPEIDLLREEVRELTATVAGLRTELERR, encoded by the coding sequence ATGGGACTGAAGACGTGGAAGAAGTGGACGGACTGGCCGCTGATGGTGCTGTCCGTGGTGTTTCTGGTGGTGTATTCGTGGGAAATTCTCTCCCGCACGCATATCGCGCTGTGTGAAACCGTCATCAACGTGATCTGGGTGGTGTTCGTCGTCGATTATGTGGTCTCGCTGTGGTTGGCCGACGATCGCTGGCGGTGGTTCAAGCACAACCTGTTCACGCTGCTGACCATCGCGCTGCCGATGCTCCGGCCCTTGCGACTGTTGCGTTTGCTGACCGTGCTGCACGTGCTGAACCGCACCTCCGGCATGGCGGTGCGCGGGCGCATCACCGTATACGCGGTCGGCGCGGTGGGAATGCTCATGTACGTGGGCGCGCTGGCCGTGTATTCCGTGGAGCGCGGGGCGTCCGGATCCACGATCACCGACTTCGGCACGGCGTTGTGGTGGGCGTTCGTGACCGTGACCACCGTGGGATATGGCGACTTCTCGCCGGTCACCTTCCAAGGCAAGATCATTGCGGTGGTGCTGATGTTCACCGGCATCGCGTTGATCGGTATTGTGACGGCCACGCTGGCCTCGTGGATCGTGGATCAGGTCAATCTGGAGACGGATCGGCGCGAGGACGCTCGGGAGAAGGAAGTGGCCAAGGAAGCCGCGCAAGAGGCTATTGCGACATCAGCCAATCCCGAAATCGACCTATTGCGCGAGGAAGTGCGTGAGCTGACCGCTACGGTAGCCGGTCTGCGCACCGAACTTGAGCGACGTTGA
- a CDS encoding ATP-binding protein, protein MKAKENPFKPTAGGEPPLLIGRGKVIRDFEKGLDNGVGAPGRIMLVTGARGTGKTVMLTVFGDRAKARRWDVIEETASAGLCERLVDALRTGRGALDHLTIRPSLTFAGAGIGLGEAELSPKRMPETLRSAIAGRLDALEKRHAGLLITIDETQAAERSDMIAIATAIQHQIRERRNIAIVFAGLPQMISDLFNDEVITFLRRAKTNILTDIPLDEVRDAFATTFRASGMSITDAQLSTAANVTAGYPYMIQLVGYHIWDAADMRDSDTIIDADVTAGIEEARIDLDNAVCIPELQGLSKNDREYLEAMAASDGPSPTVNVAQRMGKTPNYAATYRKRLLDAFVIRETERGEVDFAVPFLREYLRRNQ, encoded by the coding sequence ATGAAGGCAAAGGAAAACCCATTCAAGCCAACGGCAGGAGGGGAACCGCCCCTGCTCATCGGCCGAGGCAAAGTTATCCGCGATTTCGAGAAAGGTCTCGATAACGGAGTCGGTGCCCCAGGGCGCATTATGCTCGTCACCGGCGCTCGTGGAACCGGAAAAACCGTGATGCTCACTGTGTTCGGAGACCGGGCCAAAGCGCGCAGATGGGATGTCATCGAAGAAACGGCCTCTGCCGGACTATGCGAACGCCTTGTTGATGCCTTACGAACCGGGCGAGGGGCCCTTGACCACCTCACTATCCGACCATCGTTGACTTTTGCTGGAGCGGGCATCGGCCTCGGAGAAGCCGAACTATCCCCGAAGCGTATGCCCGAAACGTTGAGAAGTGCCATTGCCGGACGGTTGGATGCGCTTGAGAAGCGCCATGCTGGGTTGCTTATCACCATTGATGAGACTCAAGCGGCTGAGCGATCCGACATGATTGCCATCGCCACTGCCATACAGCATCAAATCAGGGAACGACGCAATATCGCCATCGTGTTCGCCGGTCTCCCACAGATGATTTCTGATTTGTTCAATGACGAAGTCATCACGTTCCTACGTCGCGCGAAAACGAACATACTCACAGATATTCCTCTTGATGAAGTGCGCGATGCTTTCGCCACAACATTCCGCGCCTCCGGCATGTCCATCACCGACGCTCAATTAAGCACTGCAGCCAATGTGACAGCCGGATACCCCTATATGATTCAACTGGTTGGCTACCATATCTGGGATGCCGCAGACATGCGGGACTCGGATACCATCATCGACGCTGATGTTACGGCAGGTATCGAGGAAGCACGTATTGACCTTGATAACGCCGTGTGCATCCCGGAGTTGCAAGGCTTATCCAAAAACGACCGTGAGTATCTCGAAGCCATGGCAGCGTCAGATGGTCCCTCTCCCACCGTGAATGTTGCACAGCGCATGGGCAAAACGCCTAACTATGCCGCCACCTACCGCAAACGCCTCCTTGACGCCTTCGTTATCCGCGAAACAGAACGAGGCGAAGTCGATTTTGCCGTGCCCTTCCTGCGCGAATACTTGCGTCGGAATCAGTAA
- a CDS encoding serine/threonine-protein kinase → MEGMSDLNALNLEPGEVVGGYTLISRLGSGAMGSVWRVRDDGGTTYAMKILRDSLTDESVAGSGSASTALHDPDLKPDVTPRERLRREAMALKKINHPGVCGIVDMELDDTLAFIVTELIEGKNLKDDVAANGRYVGDDLERLARKLIEATKAVHAAGIVHRDIKPTNVMVSAAGPVLVDFGIAMGEGESHVTRTGLVMGTPGFIAPEIIDGAESDDATDWWSVASVLAFAATGAPVFGTKPMMAVLEREASGNANLSGLPAGTLAAFRSALDPDRRDRCTPDQLLNAIALDALNPNAWQGEQAGPFAAGAVAGQPAAIVAEAAEAMPPFGAAGGVDRNNPRTIWRAAEEAAEAPTMAVFSGNKGDNGDGETAVFSPAGAATATLPLADMPPRPPAGAEQATQLLPDAAADFTDDAGTQVLTGATTPMPDQTTPLAERTTVLPTPQPSSFPPSGTAQSSWDPASNQPTAVDPAIRPALQRIIDQTAQAAPTETMVQNPPMPNPVDVKRGEYLQRGTLPLILLAAPLAALAANAPLVAIIAATALLWLLLTLAYNTEPQLEREGKRGGERKNSDSWIRVATFPWHLVKALLLAIPRILLLVIIYMAGTAVATAALALPVHTISWYFTADWGIPVPLLNDVPFSASGLALGGFMAIGWLVTVFAPQSMMIRLGGGVLRGLKHSRPAGAPSTEVGGAPPAPVAPAPKGGGRGTVLFTIWAIITVALCAMPILGMPINWMPFA, encoded by the coding sequence ATGGAGGGCATGAGCGATTTGAACGCGTTGAATCTTGAGCCCGGCGAAGTGGTTGGTGGGTATACGCTGATCTCCCGGCTCGGCTCAGGAGCTATGGGGTCGGTGTGGCGGGTGCGCGACGACGGCGGCACCACCTATGCCATGAAGATTCTGCGCGACTCCCTGACCGACGAGTCAGTGGCAGGCTCCGGCTCTGCGTCCACGGCCCTGCACGACCCCGACCTCAAGCCCGATGTCACGCCGCGCGAGCGCCTGCGGCGCGAGGCCATGGCCTTGAAGAAGATCAATCATCCGGGTGTGTGCGGCATCGTGGATATGGAACTCGACGATACGTTGGCGTTCATCGTCACTGAACTCATCGAGGGCAAGAATCTTAAGGATGATGTGGCCGCCAATGGCCGGTATGTGGGCGACGATCTGGAACGCTTGGCCCGCAAGCTCATCGAAGCCACCAAAGCCGTACATGCGGCCGGCATCGTCCATCGCGACATCAAACCCACCAATGTGATGGTGTCGGCCGCCGGACCGGTATTGGTCGATTTCGGTATCGCGATGGGCGAGGGCGAAAGTCACGTGACCCGCACCGGCCTAGTGATGGGTACACCCGGATTCATCGCACCCGAGATTATTGACGGTGCCGAATCCGACGACGCCACCGATTGGTGGTCGGTGGCGTCCGTGCTCGCTTTTGCCGCAACCGGCGCGCCTGTGTTCGGCACCAAGCCGATGATGGCGGTACTTGAGCGCGAGGCCTCGGGCAACGCGAATCTTTCCGGACTACCGGCCGGCACATTGGCTGCCTTCCGTTCTGCACTGGACCCGGATCGCAGGGATCGTTGCACGCCGGATCAATTGCTGAATGCCATCGCCTTGGATGCGTTGAATCCCAACGCTTGGCAGGGCGAGCAGGCGGGACCGTTCGCCGCGGGAGCCGTGGCTGGACAACCGGCTGCGATCGTTGCCGAAGCCGCGGAGGCGATGCCCCCTTTTGGCGCGGCCGGCGGCGTTGACCGCAATAATCCCCGAACCATCTGGCGCGCGGCCGAGGAAGCCGCTGAGGCTCCCACCATGGCCGTGTTCTCCGGCAATAAGGGCGATAACGGCGATGGCGAAACCGCCGTATTCTCGCCGGCTGGCGCCGCTACCGCCACGCTGCCCTTAGCCGATATGCCGCCACGTCCGCCGGCCGGTGCGGAGCAGGCCACGCAACTGTTGCCCGACGCTGCTGCCGATTTCACCGACGACGCCGGCACGCAGGTACTCACCGGCGCGACCACACCGATGCCGGACCAAACCACGCCGCTGGCCGAGCGCACCACCGTACTCCCCACGCCGCAGCCGTCATCATTCCCCCCGTCCGGCACCGCCCAGAGCAGCTGGGATCCCGCAAGCAACCAGCCCACAGCGGTGGACCCCGCCATTCGCCCGGCATTGCAGCGCATCATCGACCAAACCGCCCAAGCGGCCCCCACCGAAACCATGGTCCAAAATCCTCCCATGCCCAATCCGGTGGACGTGAAGCGAGGGGAATATCTGCAGCGCGGCACCCTGCCATTGATCCTGCTGGCGGCGCCGCTGGCGGCACTGGCGGCAAATGCTCCGCTCGTGGCCATCATCGCGGCCACTGCGTTGTTGTGGCTACTGCTCACCCTGGCCTATAACACCGAACCCCAGCTTGAGCGCGAGGGCAAACGCGGCGGCGAGCGCAAAAACTCCGATTCGTGGATTCGCGTGGCGACTTTTCCTTGGCATCTGGTCAAAGCCCTGCTGCTGGCCATTCCCCGCATACTGCTGCTAGTCATCATCTATATGGCGGGAACCGCCGTGGCCACCGCGGCTCTGGCACTGCCCGTTCACACCATCTCCTGGTATTTCACCGCGGATTGGGGTATTCCGGTGCCGTTGCTCAATGATGTGCCGTTCTCCGCTTCCGGGCTGGCGCTGGGCGGTTTCATGGCCATCGGCTGGCTGGTCACTGTGTTCGCCCCACAGTCGATGATGATTCGGCTGGGGGGCGGCGTACTGCGCGGGCTCAAACACAGTCGCCCGGCGGGCGCCCCATCCACCGAAGTGGGTGGGGCTCCACCTGCTCCAGTGGCGCCGGCGCCCAAGGGCGGCGGGCGCGGCACCGTGCTGTTCACCAT